From a single Rosa rugosa chromosome 7, drRosRugo1.1, whole genome shotgun sequence genomic region:
- the LOC133723834 gene encoding large ribosomal subunit protein bL17c produces the protein MAMTMALATATGTVDAGSRWSMASLRSALPSPSTVAASSSSSTHCGHRGLRLSLSLSQSVPKPQKYFGSFTGLSPFNPLGLSDNTSFEHNFTIIDNGGRVYAMRHGRKVPKLNRPPDQRKALLRGLTTQLLKHGRIKTTRARASAMRKYVDKMITLAKEGSLHKRRQALGFIYEKQIVHALFAEVPERYGERNGGYTRIIRTLPRRGDNAPMAYIELV, from the exons ATGGCGATGACAATGGCATTGGCAACAGCAACCGGAACAGTGGATGCTGGGAGTAGATGGAGCATGGCGTCGCTGAGGTCAGCACTTCCATCACCGTCTACGGTTgctgcttcttcttcgtcttcaacACATTGTGGGCATCGAGGTCTGCGCCTGAGCCTCAGCCTCAGTCAGTCTGTCCCTAAACCCCAGAAGTATTTTGGGTCCTTCACGGGTCTCTCTCCCTTCAACCCTCTCGGCCTCTCAG ACAACACGAGTTTTGAACATAACTTTACCATTATTGATAATGGTGGCCGGGTTTATGCAATGAGACATGGAAGGAAAGTGCCTAAGCTCAACAGGCCTCCCGACCAAAGGAAGGCGCTTCTCCGAGGCCTCACTACTCAGCTCCTTAAGCATGGTCGCATCAAAACCACTCGAGCAAGGGCAAGCGCGATGAGGAAGTATGTTGACAAAATGATCACATTGGCCAAAGAAGGGTCTCTTCATAAGAGGAGGCAGGCTCTTGGATTCATTTATGAGAAGCAAATTGTCCATGCCTTGTTTGCCGAGGTACCAGAGAGATATGGGGAAAGAAATGGTGGTTATACTAGAATTATCAGAACACTTCCGAGGCGAGGGGACAATGCACCCATGGCATATATTGAACTCGTGTAG
- the LOC133722742 gene encoding uncharacterized protein LOC133722742, producing MSRSVWNLANCTVLLNANSLHQKLTELFIDDPYDANLFAKIISLCYHIWKARNNNVFRNEAFSSPAIVAIAASTSQDFLIHNPPVRRPPDQREHIKWNPPPPDHVKINFDGSVIQQNNNAAIGFVIRDNFGCPVIACAKRIGKANVPLTEALALRESLLKAQELNYTNLLIEGDSQLVIHCVIRKTNTPWHLQFIIQDIKQLASNFNSVVFTHTLREANFVANALASIGHGSDELISWTSHFPSSFNSAISFDLFGVGCSKGASI from the coding sequence ATGTCAAGATCTGTTTGGAACCTGGCCAATTGCACTGTTTTGCTTAATGCAAATAGCCTGCACCAGAAATTAACTGAGTTATTTATTGATGATCCTTATGATGCCAATCTCTTTGCTAAGATCATTTCTCTTTGCTATCACATTTGGAAAGCAAGAAATAACAATGTTTTCAGGAATGAAGCTTTCTCCTCCCCTGCTATAGTGGCCATTGCAGCTTCCACTTCTCAAGATTTCCTCATTCATAATCCTCCTGTAAGGCGTCCTCCAGATCAGCGGGAGCACATCAAATGGAATCCTCCTCCTCCAGACCATGTTAAAATCAACTTTGATGGTTCAGTCATCCAACAAAACAACAATGCAGCTATTGGCTTTGTCATCAGAGACAACTTTGGATGTCCTGTTATTGCTTGTGCTAAACGAATTGGGAAAGCTAATGTCCCTCTGACTGAAGCTCTTGCTCTCCGGGAAAGCCTCCTAAAAGCTCAAGAGCTTAACTACACCAACCTGTTGATTGAAGGGGATTCCCAACTGGTCATTCACTGTGTTATTAGGAAGACCAACACTCCTTGGCATCTACAGTTTATCATCCAGGACATCAAACAGCTAGCATCCAACTTCAATTCAGTCGTTTTCACCCACACTTTACGggaagctaattttgtggcAAATGCCCTTGCCTCCATAGGCCATGGATCGGACGAGCTCATTTCGTGGACCAGTCACTTTCCCTCGAGTTTTAATTCAGCTATTAGCTTTGATCTGTTTGGCGTAGGCTGCTCTAAAGGAGCATCCATTTAG
- the LOC133722597 gene encoding protein LURP-one-related 8-like: MTKVYPNGAAAATANVAAYEAEQKLRVSGSEEATVLTVWKKSLLLNCNGFTVFDTKGNLVFRVDNYLSGRKGEIVLMDAYGKPLLTIRRKRLSFGDNWMVYDGETAENPRFCVRKNVNMLNNKYLAQVNNKKSVLYQVEGSYAQRCCAVYDGKRRKVAEIKRKEAAVGGVALGVDVFRLVVQPDLDTSVAMAFVILLDQMYSSSSSSRR; encoded by the exons ATGACAAAAGTATACCCAAATGGTGCTGCAGCAGCCACGGCCAATGTCGCCGCCTACGAGGCTGAGCAGAAGCTGAGGGTTTCAGGATCCGAAGAGGCCACAGTGCTGACGGTGTGGAAGAAGTCGTTGCTGTTGAATTGCAACGGGTTTACGGTGTTTGACACCAAGGGAAATCTCGTCTTTAGGGTCGACAACTACTTGTCCGGCCGTAAAGGCGAGATCGTCCTCATGGACGCCTACGGCAAGCCTCTCCTCACCATCCGCCGCAAG AGGCTGAGCTTCGGGGATAACTGGATGGTTTACGACGGAGAGACGGCGGAGAATCCGCGGTTCTGCGTGAGGAAGAACGTGAACATGCTAAACAACAAGTACTTGGCGCAAGTGAACAACAAGAAGTCGGTGCTGTACCAGGTAGAAGGGTCGTACGCGCAGAGGTGCTGCGCCGTGTACGACGGAAAGAGGAGGAAGGTGGCGGAGATCAAGAGGAAGGAGGCGGCGGTGGGCGGAGTGGCTTTGGGAGTCGACGTCTTCCGCCTCGTCGTACAGCCCGATCTCGACACGTCGGTGGCCATGGCGTTTGTCATCCTCCTTGACCAGATGTACAGCTCGTCGTCGTCTTCTAGACGTTAG
- the LOC133723835 gene encoding uncharacterized protein LOC133723835: MNDYDFIIRSTIKSVVAIILFMALLTISSTTTTSAVSHDVLEFIPMKNSMEFQVVDVVRAHDEARRRRLEPYQLCLVCKCCAGTTCSTMPCCFGIDCQLPGKPFGVCAFVPKICNCTNCTSSSSTP, encoded by the exons ATGAATGACTACGATTTCATAATCCGTAGCACCATCAAATCAGTTGTAGCCATAATCCTCTTCATGGCGCTATTGACCATTAGTAGTACTACTACTACTTCTGCAG TATCTCATGATGTTCTTGAGTTTATTCCAATGAAGAATTCAATGGAGTTTCAAGTAGTGGACGTTGTTAGAGCTCACGATGAAGCACGAAGACGGAGGCTGGAGCCCTACCAACTATGCTTGGTTTGCAAGTGCTGCGCCGGCACAACATGCTCCACCATGCCTTGCTGTTTCGGCATAGACTGCCAGCTTCCCGGGAAGCCCTTTGGGGTTTGTGCCTTTGTTCCAAAGATCTGCAACTGTACCAACTGTACAAGTAGTAGTAGTACTCCTTGA
- the LOC133723833 gene encoding probable serine/threonine-protein kinase PBL8 isoform X2 has protein sequence MGNCGTREEAAVVNAQVQQLSSLPSSVKSEKIKQQNHSRSISDLSDPSTPRNFEDARKNAVLYTHVIAFTLYELETITKSFRSDYILGEGGFGTVYKGYIDENVRVGLKSLPVAVKVLNKEGLQGHREWLTEVNFLGQLRHPNLVKLIGYCCEDDHRLLVYEFMFRGSLENHLFRKATVPLSWSRRMLIALGAAKGLAFLHNAERPVIYRDFKTSNILLDSDYTAKLSDFGLAKAGPQGDETHVSTRVMGTYGYAAPEYVMTGHLTARSDVYSFGVVLLELLTGRRSVDKTRPSKEQNLVDWARPKLNDKRKLLQIIDPRLDQYSTRAAQKACSLAYYCLSQNPKARPLMSDVVETLEPLQTCNDPSESSLGGPFAMSRLPDYRMRQRFSNNVGPGAICRSPNPNISPGGPAACRVR, from the exons ATGGGGAACTGCGGAACTAGGGAGGAAGCTGCTGTGGTGAATGCTCAAG TTCAGCAGCTGAGCTCGTTGCCGTCGTCGGTGAAGAGCGAGAAGATTAAGCAGCAGAATCACAGCCGTTCGATTTCAGATCTGAGCGATCCTTCCACTCCACGCAACTTCGAGGACGCGCGCAAGAATGCCGTGCTGTACACGCACGTCATCGCCTTCACGCTCTACGAGCTGGAGACCATCACCAAGAGCTTCAGGTCCGACTACATCTTGGGCGAGGGAGGCTTCGGCACAGTGTACAAGGGCTACATTGACGAGAATGTCCGGGTGGGGCTCAAATCTCTGCCGGTGGCCGTGAAAGTGCTCAACAAAGAGGGCCTTCAGGGCCACCGGGAGTGGCTGACCGAGGTCAACTTCCTCGGCCAGCTCCGCCACCCTAATCTGGTCAAATTGATCGGCTATTGCTGTGAGGACGATCACAGATTGCTTGTGTATGAGTTCATGTTCCGAGGGAGCCTTGAAAATCACTTGTTCCGCA AGGCGACTGTTCCGTTGTCGTGGTCGAGAAGAATGCTGATTGCTCTCGGAGCTGCCAAGGGACTTGCTTTTCTTCACAATGCTGAAAGGCCAGTCATCTATAGAGACTTCAAAACTTCTAATATCTTGTTGGACTCT GATTATACTGCAAAGCTATCTGATTTCGGGCTAGCTAAAGCTGGACCCCAAGGGGATGAGACCCATGTGTCAACTAGAGTGATGGGTACCTATGGCTATGCAGCCCCTGAGTATGTAATGACTG GCCACCTGACGGCCAGGAGTGATGTATACAGCTTTGGAGTCgttcttcttgaacttctgACAGGAAGGAGATCGGTTGACAAGACAAGACCAAGCAAGGAGCAGAACTTGGTAGATTGGGCACGACCAAAACTGAACGACAAGAGAAAGTTGCTACAAATAATCGACCCTAGGTTGGATCAATACTCAACCAGGGCAGCACAGAAAGCTTGCAGCCTGGCATACTATTGCCTCAGCCAAAACCCCAAAGCAAGGCCCTTAATGAGTGATGTAGTAGAGACTTTGGAACCGCTACAAACTTGTAACGATCCAAGTGAATCATCCTTGGGCGGACCATTTGCCATGAGCAGACTTCCTGATTATCGAATGCGTCAAAGGTTTTCTAACAACGTAGGTCCAGGTGCTATTTGTCGATCTCCAAACCCAAATATTTCTCCTGGAGGTCCTGCAGCATGCAGAGTTAGATGA
- the LOC133723833 gene encoding probable serine/threonine-protein kinase PBL8 isoform X1, with the protein MGNCGTREEAAVVNAQVVQQLSSLPSSVKSEKIKQQNHSRSISDLSDPSTPRNFEDARKNAVLYTHVIAFTLYELETITKSFRSDYILGEGGFGTVYKGYIDENVRVGLKSLPVAVKVLNKEGLQGHREWLTEVNFLGQLRHPNLVKLIGYCCEDDHRLLVYEFMFRGSLENHLFRKATVPLSWSRRMLIALGAAKGLAFLHNAERPVIYRDFKTSNILLDSDYTAKLSDFGLAKAGPQGDETHVSTRVMGTYGYAAPEYVMTGHLTARSDVYSFGVVLLELLTGRRSVDKTRPSKEQNLVDWARPKLNDKRKLLQIIDPRLDQYSTRAAQKACSLAYYCLSQNPKARPLMSDVVETLEPLQTCNDPSESSLGGPFAMSRLPDYRMRQRFSNNVGPGAICRSPNPNISPGGPAACRVR; encoded by the exons ATGGGGAACTGCGGAACTAGGGAGGAAGCTGCTGTGGTGAATGCTCAAG TAGTTCAGCAGCTGAGCTCGTTGCCGTCGTCGGTGAAGAGCGAGAAGATTAAGCAGCAGAATCACAGCCGTTCGATTTCAGATCTGAGCGATCCTTCCACTCCACGCAACTTCGAGGACGCGCGCAAGAATGCCGTGCTGTACACGCACGTCATCGCCTTCACGCTCTACGAGCTGGAGACCATCACCAAGAGCTTCAGGTCCGACTACATCTTGGGCGAGGGAGGCTTCGGCACAGTGTACAAGGGCTACATTGACGAGAATGTCCGGGTGGGGCTCAAATCTCTGCCGGTGGCCGTGAAAGTGCTCAACAAAGAGGGCCTTCAGGGCCACCGGGAGTGGCTGACCGAGGTCAACTTCCTCGGCCAGCTCCGCCACCCTAATCTGGTCAAATTGATCGGCTATTGCTGTGAGGACGATCACAGATTGCTTGTGTATGAGTTCATGTTCCGAGGGAGCCTTGAAAATCACTTGTTCCGCA AGGCGACTGTTCCGTTGTCGTGGTCGAGAAGAATGCTGATTGCTCTCGGAGCTGCCAAGGGACTTGCTTTTCTTCACAATGCTGAAAGGCCAGTCATCTATAGAGACTTCAAAACTTCTAATATCTTGTTGGACTCT GATTATACTGCAAAGCTATCTGATTTCGGGCTAGCTAAAGCTGGACCCCAAGGGGATGAGACCCATGTGTCAACTAGAGTGATGGGTACCTATGGCTATGCAGCCCCTGAGTATGTAATGACTG GCCACCTGACGGCCAGGAGTGATGTATACAGCTTTGGAGTCgttcttcttgaacttctgACAGGAAGGAGATCGGTTGACAAGACAAGACCAAGCAAGGAGCAGAACTTGGTAGATTGGGCACGACCAAAACTGAACGACAAGAGAAAGTTGCTACAAATAATCGACCCTAGGTTGGATCAATACTCAACCAGGGCAGCACAGAAAGCTTGCAGCCTGGCATACTATTGCCTCAGCCAAAACCCCAAAGCAAGGCCCTTAATGAGTGATGTAGTAGAGACTTTGGAACCGCTACAAACTTGTAACGATCCAAGTGAATCATCCTTGGGCGGACCATTTGCCATGAGCAGACTTCCTGATTATCGAATGCGTCAAAGGTTTTCTAACAACGTAGGTCCAGGTGCTATTTGTCGATCTCCAAACCCAAATATTTCTCCTGGAGGTCCTGCAGCATGCAGAGTTAGATGA